The region ATTTGCTGCCGTCGTTCCAGATTGAGCTCCTGGGCACCTTGGACATACAGGTCACTGATGCGCTGCTCCCAGTCAGCGACGACTCGACCCGTAATGGGTGGTTGATTCGGTGACGGTTGCTGATTGAATGTATGCAAAAGGCCATCCACACGCCAGATATTGGCACCGCTATTGGGTTCATTGCCCCCCCCAGTAAAGCCGAGGATATGGGCTTCCCACTCTAGGGAATTGGAGAGACGATCCACGAGGGTACCAAAGGCCAAAAATTGCAGATCCACCTGCATGCCGATCGCCCCTAGGTCCTGCTGAACTTGCGTCGCTATCGCCTCACGGATCTTGTTGCCCGCATTCGTGATCAGTGAAAAGCGGACGCGGTTCCCCTTGGCGTCAAAGAGGCGACCTTGCTCGTCGTAGCGGAAGCCTGCCTCTTGGAGTAATGCCTTGGCTTTGGCCACATTGTAACTGTAGGTGGGCAGTCCCTGCTCCGGCGAGAAGTAAAAGGGACTGTGTACGGGAATCGTTGAATGTTGGGGCGCTCCTAGGCCTTGGTAGAGGTTGTTAATCATCCGCTGGCGATCGAGGGCATAGGCCACTGCCTGACGGAACCGCACATCATTAAACCAGTCGGACTTCACGGGATCCACCAGCGGCTTGCCATTGCGGCGACCGCGATTGAGATTAAAGCAAATAAAGAGGGTGTTGGGACTGGGCCCACTATTGTAGATGGTGAACTGGCCACGCTTTTCCTCTCGTTTCAAAAGGGCAAACATTTCAGGGGTGACGGCCAATAAATCCAGACTACCAGAGCGAAATTGCAGCATGGCTGTGTCAGTGGATTCAACAATTTGCCAAATAAAGCGTTCTAGATGGGGCAGGGGCGATCGCCAGTAGAAGGGATTGCGCCGAAAAATCAACCGCTGGCTATTCACATAGCGATCCATGACAAAAGGGCCATTGCCGACAATTTGCCGGGGGTCGGTGTCTGTGCCCCACATGGACAGGAACTTCAACCGCCCTTGGCTATCCCGTTCCCGTACTGCTTCCTGCAGCCGGTGGGCAGGCAAAATTGGTAATCCCGTATTGCGTAAAAAAGGGGCAAAGGGTTCAGGCAGCTTAAACGTTACTTGGCGATCGCCTTGGGCAGTCACTTCCGGCAGCAACCCCTTCTGGCCGATGCGGAGAATATCGCGGCTACTGGTGGGAATCTCAGGATTGAAATAGATCTCATTGTAGGTGAAAACCACATCCTTACTGGTGAGGGGCACGCCATCCGACCATTTCAGATTTGGCCTGAGTTGAAAGACAATCTCCAGGGTCTCAGGCTTCATTTCCCAAGACTCAGCAAGGGCAGGCTCCAGTTCACCCGTGAAGCCATTTTCTTGAACTAACCCTGTGTAGAGATAGCCAAAAACATTGGGGGATTCTTGGCTCAGAGCATAGTTAAAGGTTTTCGGGTCTGAGGTGACGGCGGTCACCAACTGATTGCCACGGGGCATCACCAGGCCCCCACAGCTTCCAAGGCCAAGGGTGCACAGATAAACCAGCAGCGCAATCAGAGGCCATCGCCACCAGCGCATCAGCCGCCACCGACAATCGTCACAATTTCCAAGCGATCGCCCCCCTGGACATAGGTTGTTTCCCAAAACTGCCGGTGCAAAATTTCACCATTGTATTCAATGGCAACCAGGCGGGGGTGAATGTTGAGCAGGTTACAGAGTTCTGGAATCGAGAGCGATCGCTTTAAGGTGTGAGGAGTGCCATTGACATGAATGACGATCGCTGGCTCAGCAGGAACCATGGCTGTAGGGGTAAATTTGACCTACAGGAACTGTGCAAGAGTGGCCTCAATTTTGGTTTTTGGCACTGCGCCGACCAAAA is a window of Thermosynechococcus vestitus BP-1 DNA encoding:
- a CDS encoding ABC transporter substrate-binding protein gives rise to the protein MRWWRWPLIALLVYLCTLGLGSCGGLVMPRGNQLVTAVTSDPKTFNYALSQESPNVFGYLYTGLVQENGFTGELEPALAESWEMKPETLEIVFQLRPNLKWSDGVPLTSKDVVFTYNEIYFNPEIPTSSRDILRIGQKGLLPEVTAQGDRQVTFKLPEPFAPFLRNTGLPILPAHRLQEAVRERDSQGRLKFLSMWGTDTDPRQIVGNGPFVMDRYVNSQRLIFRRNPFYWRSPLPHLERFIWQIVESTDTAMLQFRSGSLDLLAVTPEMFALLKREEKRGQFTIYNSGPSPNTLFICFNLNRGRRNGKPLVDPVKSDWFNDVRFRQAVAYALDRQRMINNLYQGLGAPQHSTIPVHSPFYFSPEQGLPTYSYNVAKAKALLQEAGFRYDEQGRLFDAKGNRVRFSLITNAGNKIREAIATQVQQDLGAIGMQVDLQFLAFGTLVDRLSNSLEWEAHILGFTGGGNEPNSGANIWRVDGLLHTFNQQPSPNQPPITGRVVADWEQRISDLYVQGAQELNLERRQQIYAEAQRLAQEYLPFIYLVNPLSLTAFRNHVIGAKPTALGGPLWNLDELKVARAAAD
- the thiS gene encoding sulfur carrier protein ThiS, whose amino-acid sequence is MVPAEPAIVIHVNGTPHTLKRSLSIPELCNLLNIHPRLVAIEYNGEILHRQFWETTYVQGGDRLEIVTIVGGG